Proteins from a genomic interval of Stigmatopora nigra isolate UIUO_SnigA chromosome 19, RoL_Snig_1.1, whole genome shotgun sequence:
- the b4galt4 gene encoding beta-1,4-galactosyltransferase 4, translated as MTVCSSTCKIFRRVKYVFLLLLTLSMLAWFSMFSGGSVKSELAPSAATSSSIKLETRQDEANSGTTTAVRLITPTPIVECPKQSPLLQGGVKLKFEPFLKLKDAEDENKQVAEGRYQPSTCLARQSVAILIPHRNRERHLLYLLYHLHPFLQRQQLHYAVYVIQQAGNAIFNRAKLLNVGYLEALKDYSWDCFIFHDVDLVPENDKNLYRCDKQPKHLVVGRNATGYKLHYKGYFGGVTALSREQFRKVNGFANTYWGWGGEDDDLRIRVELQHMKIVRPPADIARYTMVFHKRDSGNEVNKDRMKLLRRTRLVWKKDGLNSCKYKTISVDRLPLYINVTVDIGKA; from the exons ATGACTGTTTGTTCATCGACATGCAAGATATTCCGCAGGGTGAAGTATGTTTTCCTGCTGCTTCTCACCCTGTCTATGCTAGCATGGTTTTCCATGTTCTCTGGTGGCAGCGTAAAATCTGAACTGGCTCCTTCAGCGGCAACCTCATCTTCCATTAAACTTGAAACCAGGCAGGATGAAGCGAACTCTGGAACGACAACGGCAGTCCGCCTTATAACGCCAACACCCATTGTAGAATGTCCTAAACAGTCGCCTCTGTTAC AGGGAGGAGTGAAGCTGAAGTTTGAGCCTTTCTTAAAACTGAAGGATGCAGAGGACGAGAACAAGCAAGTAGCAGAAGGCCGGTACCAGCCTTCCACCTGTTTGGCTAGGCAAAGCGTCGCCATTCTCATTCCCCATCGCAACCGAGAGCGACACCTCCTCTACCTGCTGTACCACTTGCACCCCTTCTTACAGAGGCAGCAACTCCACTATGCTGTTTACGTCATCCAACAG gCTGGTAATGCCATTTTTAATCGTGCCAAATTGCTGAATGTGGGATATTTGGAGGCCCTTAAAGACTACAGTTGGGACTGTTTCATTTTCCATGATGTGGATTTGGTTcctgaaaatgataaaaatctcTACCGCTGTGATAAGCAACCCAAACATCTGGTGGTTGGACGGAATGCCACTGGATACAA GCTTCATTATAAAGGTTACTTTGGAGGAGTCACGGCCTTGAGCAGAGAGCAATTCCGTAAAGTCAATGGATTTGCAAACACCTACTGGGGCTGGGGTGGGGAAGATGACGACCTACGCATcag GGTGGAGCTACAGCATATGAAAATTGTGCGTCCACCGGCTGACATCGCACGCTACACGATGGTGTTTCACAAACGTGACAGCGGCAATGAAGTCAACAAAGACAG AATGAAGCTGCTAAGACGGACAAGATTAGTTTGGAAAAAGGATGGACTAAACAGCTGCAAATATAAGACAATATCAGTAGATAGGCTTCCTCTCTATATCAATGTGACTGTAGACATTGGGAAGGCGTAG